From Streptomyces sp. NBC_00683, one genomic window encodes:
- a CDS encoding YciI family protein has protein sequence MPRYLTMVRIDENNAPAEGPSEGLMERMGALIEEMTKAGVLLDTAGLTPTSEGTRVTWSDGEFTVTDGPFTETKEVIGGYAIIQAKDKAEILEWTKRFLAVHETYWTVTSEIREIAEG, from the coding sequence ATGCCGCGCTATCTGACGATGGTCCGCATCGACGAGAACAACGCTCCGGCCGAAGGCCCCAGCGAGGGGCTGATGGAGCGCATGGGCGCGCTCATCGAGGAGATGACCAAGGCCGGTGTCCTGCTCGACACGGCCGGGCTCACCCCGACCTCCGAGGGCACCCGGGTGACCTGGTCCGACGGGGAGTTCACCGTCACGGACGGGCCGTTCACCGAGACCAAGGAAGTCATCGGCGGCTACGCCATCATCCAGGCCAAGGACAAGGCCGAGATCCTGGAGTGGACCAAGCGCTTCCTCGCGGTCCACGAGACCTACTGGACCGTGACCTCCGAGATCCGCGAGATCGCCGAGGGCTGA
- the tsaD gene encoding tRNA (adenosine(37)-N6)-threonylcarbamoyltransferase complex transferase subunit TsaD yields the protein MADEPLVLGIETSCDETGVGIVRGTTLLADAVASSVDTHARFGGVVPEIASRAHLESMVPTIERALKEAGISARDLDGIAVTAGPGLAGALLVGVSAAKAYAYALNKPLYGVNHLASHICVDQLEHGPLPEPTMALLVSGGHSSLLLAPDITNDVRPLGATIDDAAGEAFDKIARVLHLGFPGGPVIDRLAREGDPKAIAFPRGLSGSRDPAYDFSFSGLKTSVARWIEAKRAAGEDVPVRDVAASFQEAVVDVLTRKAVRACKDEGVDHLMIGGGVAANSRLRALAEERCERAGIRLRVPRPGLCTDNGAMVAALGAEMVARNRPASDWELSADSSLPVTETHVPGAHSHDHDHDHVHEISKDNLYS from the coding sequence ATGGCTGACGAACCGCTCGTACTCGGTATCGAGACCTCCTGCGACGAGACCGGCGTGGGCATCGTGCGCGGTACGACACTGCTGGCCGACGCCGTCGCCTCCAGCGTCGACACACACGCCCGCTTCGGCGGTGTCGTCCCGGAGATCGCCTCCCGCGCCCACCTGGAGTCGATGGTTCCCACCATCGAACGCGCGCTGAAGGAGGCCGGGATCAGCGCCCGCGACCTCGACGGCATCGCGGTCACCGCAGGTCCCGGACTCGCCGGCGCGCTCCTCGTCGGGGTGTCGGCGGCGAAGGCGTACGCGTACGCGCTGAACAAGCCGCTGTACGGGGTCAACCACCTCGCCTCGCACATCTGCGTGGACCAGCTAGAGCACGGCCCGCTGCCCGAGCCGACGATGGCACTGCTGGTCAGCGGCGGGCACTCCTCGCTGCTGCTGGCCCCCGACATCACCAACGACGTGCGGCCGCTGGGCGCGACGATCGACGACGCGGCGGGCGAGGCCTTCGACAAGATCGCCCGGGTGCTGCACCTCGGCTTCCCCGGCGGACCTGTCATCGACCGGCTGGCGAGGGAGGGCGACCCGAAGGCGATCGCGTTCCCGCGCGGGCTGAGCGGCTCGCGCGACCCCGCGTACGACTTCTCCTTCTCCGGCCTCAAGACGTCGGTCGCGCGCTGGATCGAGGCGAAGCGGGCGGCGGGCGAGGACGTTCCCGTACGGGACGTGGCGGCGTCCTTCCAGGAGGCCGTGGTGGACGTGCTCACCCGCAAGGCCGTGCGGGCCTGCAAGGACGAGGGCGTCGACCACCTCATGATCGGCGGCGGTGTCGCGGCCAACTCGCGGCTGCGGGCCCTGGCCGAGGAGCGGTGCGAGCGGGCCGGGATCCGGCTGCGGGTGCCCAGGCCCGGACTGTGCACGGACAACGGGGCCATGGTCGCCGCGCTGGGCGCGGAGATGGTGGCCCGCAACCGCCCCGCCTCGGACTGGGAGCTGTCGGCGGACTCCTCGCTGCCGGTCACCGAGACCCATGTGCCCGGTGCGCACAGCCACGACCACGACCACGACCACGTGCACGAGATCAGCAAGGACAACCTCTACTCATGA
- the rimI gene encoding ribosomal protein S18-alanine N-acetyltransferase gives MTTVTAVLREMRWWDIDPVLDLEHELFPEDAWSAGMFWSELAHARGPQATRRYVVAEDPVDGRIVGYAGLAAVGELADVQTIGVSRGQWGGGLGSELLTDLLRHATAFECTAVLLEVRVDNTRAQKLYERFGFEPIGFRRGYYQPGNIDALVMRLTVQGTETD, from the coding sequence GTGACGACCGTGACCGCAGTGCTCCGCGAGATGCGCTGGTGGGACATCGATCCGGTGCTGGACCTGGAGCACGAGCTGTTCCCCGAGGACGCCTGGTCGGCCGGGATGTTCTGGTCCGAGCTGGCCCACGCGCGCGGCCCGCAGGCCACCCGGCGCTACGTCGTCGCCGAGGACCCCGTCGACGGCCGGATCGTCGGCTACGCGGGTCTCGCCGCGGTCGGTGAGCTCGCCGACGTCCAGACGATCGGCGTCAGCCGCGGCCAGTGGGGCGGCGGCCTCGGCTCCGAGCTCCTGACCGACCTCCTCAGACACGCCACCGCCTTCGAGTGCACCGCGGTGCTCCTGGAGGTCCGTGTCGACAACACCCGCGCGCAGAAGCTGTACGAACGCTTCGGCTTCGAACCGATCGGTTTCCGCCGGGGTTACTACCAGCCCGGGAACATCGACGCACTCGTCATGCGCCTGACCGTACAAGGAACAGAGACTGACTGA
- the tsaB gene encoding tRNA (adenosine(37)-N6)-threonylcarbamoyltransferase complex dimerization subunit type 1 TsaB — MLLLAVDTATPAVTVALHDGTSVVAETGQVDARRHGELLLPAVDRVLAEAGVKLDAVTDVVVGVGPGPYTGLRVGLVTAATFGSALSVPVHGLCTLDGLAYAAGQAGLEGPFAVATDARRKEVYWARYEDSRTRSGDPAVDRPADLAEQLAGLPVVGAGALLYPEAFPDARSPEHVSAGALAALAAERLAAGAELLPPQPLYLRRPDAQVPKNYKVVTPK; from the coding sequence GTGCTCCTGCTCGCCGTTGATACCGCCACTCCCGCCGTCACCGTCGCCCTCCACGACGGGACCTCCGTCGTAGCCGAGACCGGCCAGGTCGACGCCCGAAGGCACGGGGAGCTCCTGCTCCCCGCCGTCGACAGGGTCCTCGCCGAGGCGGGGGTGAAACTCGACGCCGTGACGGACGTGGTCGTCGGGGTCGGCCCCGGCCCGTACACCGGGCTGCGCGTCGGCCTGGTGACCGCGGCGACGTTCGGCTCCGCCCTCTCCGTACCGGTGCACGGACTGTGCACGCTCGACGGCCTCGCGTACGCCGCCGGGCAGGCCGGCCTCGAAGGCCCGTTCGCCGTCGCGACGGACGCGCGGCGCAAGGAGGTCTACTGGGCGCGGTACGAGGACTCCCGCACCCGGTCCGGTGACCCCGCCGTCGACCGGCCGGCCGACCTCGCCGAGCAGCTCGCCGGGCTGCCCGTCGTCGGCGCGGGCGCCCTGCTCTACCCCGAGGCCTTCCCGGACGCGCGCAGTCCCGAACACGTCTCCGCCGGAGCGCTCGCCGCCCTCGCCGCCGAGCGCCTCGCCGCCGGGGCGGAACTGCTGCCCCCGCAGCCGCTCTACCTGCGCAGGCCCGACGCGCAGGTCCCGAAGAACTACAAGGTGGTCACCCCGAAGTGA
- the tsaE gene encoding tRNA (adenosine(37)-N6)-threonylcarbamoyltransferase complex ATPase subunit type 1 TsaE, with protein sequence MEAAHNGPVADTAVPGTVTVDLAVESPEQMRDLGRRIAGVLAPGDLVMLTGELGAGKTTLTRGLGEGLGVRGAVTSPTFVIARVHPSLGDGPALVHVDAYRLGGGLDEMEDLDLDVSLPESVVVVEWGDGKVEELSDDRLQVLIHRAVGDTDDERRTVTLVGIGARWVGLGTDLAGA encoded by the coding sequence ATGGAAGCAGCGCACAACGGCCCGGTGGCTGACACCGCCGTACCGGGCACCGTCACCGTCGACCTCGCCGTCGAGTCCCCCGAACAGATGCGGGACCTGGGCCGCCGTATCGCCGGTGTGCTGGCCCCCGGCGACCTGGTGATGCTCACCGGCGAGCTCGGCGCGGGCAAGACGACGCTCACCCGGGGGCTCGGCGAGGGCCTCGGGGTGCGCGGTGCCGTCACCTCGCCCACCTTCGTGATCGCCCGGGTGCACCCGTCCCTGGGCGACGGGCCCGCCCTGGTCCACGTCGACGCGTACCGCCTGGGCGGCGGGCTCGACGAGATGGAGGACCTGGACCTCGACGTGTCGCTGCCGGAGTCCGTGGTCGTCGTGGAATGGGGCGACGGCAAGGTCGAGGAGCTGTCGGACGACCGGCTGCAGGTGCTGATCCACCGTGCCGTCGGGGACACGGACGACGAGCGGCGCACGGTCACGCTGGTCGGCATCGGGGCGCGCTGGGTGGGTCTGGGGACGGATCTGGCGGGGGCGTGA
- a CDS encoding alpha/beta fold hydrolase: MSDTSAGDVVATAAVAAAGWRRAGIAGAAIGVIAAGAAAGVAVERLTVGRGMRKKARLALDASGPYGSLRGVSGRAVADDGTELYYEVDEVEPDGTTARAGTKAGAGSGTAPGPRRRRLFGRKAPVPVTVVFSHGYCLSQDSWHFQRAALRGLVRTVHWDQRSHGRSERGRAQAEGVAVGIDQLGRDLKAVIDAAAPEGLLVLVGHSMGGMTMMALADQYPALIRDRVAAVAFVGTSSGKLGEVNFGLPVAGVNAVRRVLPGVLKALGSQTELVERGRRATADLFAGLIKRYSFGSRDVDPAVARFAERLIESTPIDVVAEFYPAFTEHDKSGALPAFLDLPVLILAGDKDLVTPSSHSEAIADELPDAELVIVPDAGHLVMLEHPETVTDRLADLLVRIGAVPGEAPGSSNVGEHGSSAQRPGG; the protein is encoded by the coding sequence GTGAGCGACACCAGCGCGGGGGACGTGGTGGCGACGGCGGCCGTTGCCGCGGCCGGCTGGCGCCGGGCGGGCATCGCCGGGGCGGCGATAGGCGTCATCGCTGCGGGTGCGGCGGCCGGTGTCGCGGTCGAGCGGCTGACGGTGGGCCGCGGCATGCGCAAGAAGGCACGGCTCGCGCTGGACGCGTCGGGACCGTACGGCTCGCTGCGCGGGGTGTCCGGCCGGGCCGTCGCCGACGACGGCACCGAGCTGTACTACGAGGTCGACGAGGTCGAACCGGACGGGACCACGGCCCGCGCGGGCACGAAGGCGGGCGCCGGATCCGGCACGGCCCCCGGCCCGCGACGGCGCAGGCTCTTCGGCCGCAAGGCCCCCGTGCCCGTCACCGTCGTCTTCAGCCACGGCTACTGCCTCAGCCAGGACTCGTGGCACTTCCAGCGGGCGGCCCTGCGCGGCCTGGTGCGCACGGTCCACTGGGACCAGCGCAGTCACGGCCGCTCCGAGCGCGGCCGCGCCCAGGCCGAGGGGGTGGCCGTCGGCATCGACCAGCTCGGCCGCGACCTGAAGGCGGTCATCGACGCCGCGGCCCCCGAGGGCCTGCTGGTGCTGGTCGGGCACTCGATGGGCGGCATGACGATGATGGCGCTCGCCGACCAGTACCCGGCACTGATCCGTGACCGGGTCGCCGCGGTCGCGTTCGTCGGTACGTCGAGCGGGAAGCTCGGCGAGGTGAACTTCGGGCTGCCGGTGGCGGGCGTGAACGCGGTGCGCCGGGTGCTGCCCGGGGTGCTCAAGGCGCTCGGTTCGCAGACGGAGCTCGTGGAGCGCGGACGCCGGGCGACCGCCGACCTCTTCGCGGGGCTGATCAAGCGGTACTCGTTCGGTTCGCGGGACGTGGACCCGGCGGTCGCGCGGTTCGCGGAGCGGCTCATCGAGTCCACCCCGATCGACGTGGTCGCCGAGTTCTATCCGGCGTTCACCGAGCACGACAAGAGCGGGGCGCTGCCGGCCTTCCTCGATCTTCCGGTGCTGATCCTGGCCGGCGACAAGGACCTGGTCACACCCAGTTCGCACAGCGAGGCCATCGCGGACGAGCTGCCGGACGCGGAGCTGGTCATCGTGCCGGACGCCGGTCACCTGGTGATGCTCGAGCACCCGGAGACGGTCACCGACCGGCTCGCGGACCTGCTGGTGCGGATCGGAGCGGTTCCGGGCGAGGCGCCCGGATCCTCTAACGTTGGCGAGCATGGAAGCAGCGCACAACGGCCCGGTGGCTGA
- the alr gene encoding alanine racemase: MNETASPRARAEIDLAAVRANVRALRARASGAQLMAVVKSDAYGHGAVPCARAAIEAGATWLGTATPQEALALRAAGIGGRVMCWLWTPGGPWREAIEADIDVSVSGLWALTEVVAAATEAGIPARVQLKADTGLGRNGCQPADWPELISAARAAEAAGTLRITGLWSHFACADEPGHPSIAAQLNVFRDMVAYAEKAGAEPEVRHIANSPATLTVPESHFDLVRTGIAVYGISPSPELGTPADFGLRPVMTLAASIALVKQVPPGHGVSYGHHYTTSAETTLALIPVGYADGIPRHASGRGPVLVDGRIRTVAGRVAMDQFVVDLGGDTPEPGAEAVLFGPGDRGEPSAEDWAVAADTIAYEIVTRIGARVPRVYRDADTTTRSTAR; this comes from the coding sequence ATGAACGAGACAGCGTCCCCGAGAGCCCGTGCCGAGATCGACCTCGCCGCGGTGCGCGCCAATGTGCGCGCCCTGCGTGCGCGGGCGTCCGGGGCGCAGCTCATGGCCGTCGTGAAGTCCGATGCGTACGGGCACGGCGCGGTGCCCTGTGCCCGGGCCGCGATCGAGGCCGGCGCGACCTGGCTGGGCACCGCGACCCCGCAGGAGGCTCTGGCCCTGCGGGCGGCCGGGATCGGCGGCCGGGTGATGTGCTGGCTGTGGACGCCCGGCGGCCCCTGGCGCGAGGCGATCGAGGCCGACATCGACGTCTCGGTGAGCGGCCTGTGGGCCCTCACCGAAGTCGTCGCCGCGGCCACGGAGGCCGGCATTCCGGCCCGGGTCCAGCTCAAGGCCGACACGGGCCTCGGCCGCAACGGCTGCCAGCCCGCCGACTGGCCGGAACTGATCTCCGCCGCCCGCGCCGCCGAGGCCGCGGGCACGCTGCGCATCACCGGCCTGTGGTCGCACTTCGCCTGCGCCGACGAGCCGGGACACCCGTCGATCGCCGCCCAGCTGAACGTGTTCCGCGACATGGTGGCGTACGCGGAGAAGGCGGGCGCCGAGCCCGAGGTGCGGCACATCGCCAACTCGCCGGCGACCCTCACGGTGCCCGAGTCACACTTCGATCTCGTACGCACCGGAATCGCCGTGTACGGCATCTCGCCGAGCCCGGAGCTGGGCACACCGGCCGACTTCGGCCTGCGTCCCGTGATGACGCTCGCCGCGTCGATCGCGCTGGTCAAGCAGGTGCCCCCGGGGCACGGCGTCAGCTACGGCCACCACTACACGACCTCCGCAGAGACGACGCTGGCCCTGATCCCCGTCGGTTACGCGGACGGCATCCCGCGCCACGCCTCCGGGCGGGGCCCCGTCCTCGTCGACGGCCGGATCCGGACCGTGGCGGGCCGGGTCGCGATGGACCAGTTCGTGGTCGACCTCGGGGGCGACACCCCGGAACCGGGCGCGGAGGCGGTGCTGTTCGGGCCGGGCGACCGGGGCGAGCCGAGCGCCGAGGACTGGGCGGTCGCGGCCGACACGATCGCGTACGAGATCGTCACACGCATCGGTGCACGCGTACCCCGCGTCTATCGAGACGCGGATACAACGACGAGGAGCACGGCACGGTGA
- a CDS encoding DUF488 domain-containing protein: MGSSDTVRMRRVYDPPEDGDGTRVLVDRLWPRGVSKERAAVDVWAKDATPSNELRSWYHEDRSGNRYDDFVDRYRTELGDPAHTRAVDELLALLREGGPVTLLTAVKDIPVSHVPVLAEHLEHALEHG; this comes from the coding sequence GTGGGCAGCAGCGACACCGTACGGATGCGCAGGGTGTACGACCCGCCGGAGGACGGCGACGGCACCCGCGTCCTCGTCGACCGGCTCTGGCCGCGCGGGGTGTCCAAGGAGCGTGCCGCCGTCGATGTGTGGGCCAAGGACGCGACCCCGTCGAACGAGCTCCGCTCCTGGTACCACGAGGACCGTTCCGGCAACCGCTACGACGATTTCGTGGACCGCTACCGCACCGAGCTCGGTGACCCGGCCCACACCCGGGCCGTGGACGAGCTGCTCGCCCTGCTGCGCGAGGGCGGTCCGGTCACGCTGCTCACGGCGGTGAAGGACATCCCGGTCAGCCACGTCCCGGTCCTCGCCGAGCACCTGGAACACGCCCTGGAGCACGGCTGA
- a CDS encoding NAD(P)H-hydrate dehydratase: MRQAYSVSTVRAAEQALMARLPEGALMQRAAAGLAVACGDLLRRNGRVYGSRVLLLVGSGDNGGDALYAGARLARRGAGVRALLTAPDKVHRGGLAALLAAGGQVLDSPDRIGHAFGPVDLVVDGITGIGGRGGLRPEAEQLVRAVTGGRAPVLAVDLPSGVEADTGEVLGAAVRADATVTFGTYKPGLLVDPAAERAGALRLVDIGLGTELPERPDLEALQYADVAALLPVPGAESDKYRRGVVGVAAGSERYPGAAVLAVAGALRGGAGAVRYAGPGADAVIARFPETLVHPWPPSKAGRVQAWVVGPGLGDSTAAAGAVSDVLAADVPVLVDADGLRLMDAGAVRSRTAATVLTPHAGEAAALLGVPREEVEAGRLAAVRELAARYGATVLLKGSTTLVAEAGGAPVRVNPTGTSWLATAGSGDVLSGLTGSLLAAGLAPRDAASVGAYLHGLAARRVSDGAPVAAQDVADAIPAAWRDVRA, translated from the coding sequence ATGCGACAGGCGTACAGCGTTTCGACCGTACGGGCCGCCGAACAGGCGCTGATGGCACGGCTGCCCGAGGGCGCCCTGATGCAGCGCGCCGCCGCGGGCCTGGCGGTGGCCTGCGGCGACCTGCTCCGGCGCAACGGCCGGGTGTACGGGTCGCGGGTGCTCCTGCTCGTCGGCAGCGGCGACAACGGCGGCGACGCGCTGTACGCGGGGGCCCGGCTGGCCCGGCGCGGAGCGGGCGTACGGGCCCTGCTGACCGCGCCGGACAAGGTCCACCGGGGCGGTCTCGCCGCGCTGCTCGCGGCGGGCGGCCAGGTCCTCGACTCCCCGGACCGCATCGGCCACGCCTTCGGTCCCGTCGACCTCGTCGTCGACGGGATCACCGGAATCGGAGGCCGGGGCGGTCTGCGCCCCGAGGCGGAGCAGCTGGTCCGCGCGGTCACCGGCGGGCGTGCGCCGGTGCTCGCCGTGGACCTGCCGAGCGGGGTCGAGGCGGACACCGGGGAGGTCCTGGGGGCTGCCGTACGCGCGGACGCCACCGTCACCTTCGGTACGTACAAGCCGGGGCTGCTCGTCGACCCTGCCGCCGAACGGGCGGGCGCCCTGCGGCTCGTCGACATCGGGCTGGGAACCGAACTGCCCGAGCGCCCCGACCTGGAGGCGCTGCAGTACGCGGACGTGGCGGCGCTCCTGCCGGTGCCGGGGGCCGAGAGCGACAAGTACCGGCGCGGCGTGGTCGGCGTCGCCGCCGGGTCGGAGCGGTACCCGGGTGCCGCGGTGCTCGCGGTCGCGGGCGCGCTGCGCGGCGGTGCCGGAGCCGTGCGGTACGCCGGTCCGGGCGCGGACGCGGTGATCGCCCGCTTCCCGGAGACCCTGGTGCACCCGTGGCCGCCGTCGAAGGCCGGACGGGTGCAGGCCTGGGTGGTCGGGCCGGGGCTCGGCGACTCCACCGCGGCGGCCGGCGCGGTGTCCGACGTGCTGGCCGCGGACGTCCCGGTGCTCGTCGACGCGGACGGGCTGCGGCTGATGGACGCCGGAGCCGTACGGTCGCGCACCGCCGCCACGGTGCTCACCCCGCACGCCGGGGAGGCCGCCGCGCTGCTCGGCGTCCCGCGCGAGGAGGTCGAGGCGGGACGGCTCGCGGCAGTACGGGAACTGGCCGCGCGCTACGGCGCGACGGTGCTGCTCAAGGGGTCGACGACCCTGGTCGCGGAGGCCGGGGGCGCGCCCGTACGGGTCAACCCCACGGGCACGTCCTGGCTCGCCACGGCGGGCAGCGGCGATGTGCTCTCCGGGCTGACCGGCTCCCTGCTGGCGGCGGGCCTCGCCCCGCGCGACGCCGCGTCGGTGGGCGCCTACCTGCACGGGCTCGCGGCGCGCCGGGTCTCGGACGGGGCGCCGGTCGCCGCGCAGGACGTCGCGGACGCGATCCCGGCGGCCTGGCGGGACGTGCGTGCCTGA
- a CDS encoding holo-ACP synthase yields MIIGVGIDVAEIERFGAALGRTPQMADRLFLERELLLPSGERRGIASLAARFAAKEALAKALGAPGGLLWTDAEVCVEDSGQPRLEVRGTVAARAAELGVRSWHVSLSHDAGVASAVVIAEG; encoded by the coding sequence GTGATCATCGGGGTCGGGATCGATGTGGCGGAGATCGAACGCTTCGGCGCCGCGCTGGGGCGTACGCCGCAGATGGCGGACCGCCTCTTCCTGGAGCGGGAGTTGCTGCTTCCCAGCGGGGAGCGGCGGGGGATCGCCTCGCTGGCCGCCCGCTTCGCCGCCAAGGAGGCGCTGGCCAAGGCGCTCGGGGCGCCGGGCGGGCTGCTCTGGACGGATGCCGAGGTGTGCGTCGAGGACAGCGGGCAGCCCCGGCTGGAGGTCCGCGGCACGGTCGCGGCCCGCGCCGCCGAGCTGGGGGTGCGCAGCTGGCACGTGTCGCTCAGCCATGACGCGGGGGTGGCGTCGGCCGTGGTGATCGCGGAGGGTTGA
- the glmS gene encoding glutamine--fructose-6-phosphate transaminase (isomerizing) — protein MCGIVGYVGGQSAQDVVVAGLKRLEYRGYDSAGVAVLSDGGLAGAKKAGKLLNLEKELKERPLPAGNTGIGHTRWATHGGPTDVNAHPHLDNAGRVAVVHNGIIENFAALREELTGRGHELASETDTEVVAHLLAEAYSSTGELAEAMRQVCRQLEGAFTLVAVHADEPDVVVGARRNSPLVVGAGDGEMFLASDVAAFIAHTRSAIELGQDQVVELRRDGATVTGFDGFPAESREYHVDWDASAAEKGGYASFMLKEIADQPKAVADTLLGRIDASGALRLDEVRIPPSELREVDKVFIVACGTAFHAGMIAKYAIEHVTRLPCETELASEFRYRDPILDRNTLVIAISQSGETMDTLMALRHAREQGAKVLAICNTNGSTIPRESDAVLYTHAGPEVAVASTKAFLTQLVACYLVALYLGQIRGTKWGDEIRTVVRQLSAIPGQVEELLGTMEPVRALARSLAHHDTVLFVGRHVGYPVALEGALKLKELAYMHAEGFAAGELKHGPIALIDEGLPVVVIVPSPRGRSVLHDKIVSNIQEIRARGARTVVIAEEGDEAVVPYADHLIRIPATPTLLQPLVATVPLQVFACELATARGNEVDQPRNLAKSVTVE, from the coding sequence ATGTGCGGAATCGTGGGTTACGTCGGTGGGCAGTCGGCGCAGGACGTCGTCGTTGCGGGGCTGAAGCGGCTGGAGTACCGGGGGTACGACTCCGCGGGGGTCGCCGTCCTCTCGGACGGTGGTCTGGCCGGGGCGAAGAAGGCCGGGAAGCTCCTCAACCTGGAGAAGGAGCTCAAGGAGCGGCCACTGCCGGCCGGGAACACCGGTATCGGGCACACCCGTTGGGCCACGCACGGCGGGCCGACCGATGTCAACGCCCATCCGCATCTCGACAACGCGGGGCGCGTCGCCGTCGTGCACAACGGGATCATCGAGAACTTCGCCGCCCTGCGCGAGGAGCTGACCGGGCGCGGCCACGAGCTGGCCTCCGAGACCGACACCGAGGTCGTCGCCCATCTGCTGGCGGAGGCGTACTCCTCGACCGGTGAGCTCGCCGAGGCGATGCGCCAGGTCTGCCGGCAGCTGGAGGGCGCGTTCACCCTGGTCGCGGTGCACGCCGACGAGCCGGATGTGGTCGTCGGGGCGCGGCGGAACTCGCCCCTGGTGGTCGGGGCGGGGGACGGGGAGATGTTCCTGGCCTCCGACGTGGCCGCCTTCATCGCGCACACCCGGTCCGCGATCGAGCTCGGCCAGGACCAGGTGGTCGAGCTGCGCAGGGACGGGGCCACCGTCACCGGGTTCGACGGCTTCCCCGCGGAGTCACGCGAGTACCACGTGGACTGGGACGCCTCCGCCGCCGAGAAGGGCGGCTACGCCTCCTTCATGCTCAAGGAGATCGCGGACCAGCCGAAGGCCGTCGCCGACACGCTCCTGGGCCGGATCGACGCCTCGGGTGCGCTGCGCCTCGACGAGGTGCGGATCCCGCCGAGCGAGCTCAGGGAGGTCGACAAGGTCTTCATCGTCGCCTGCGGGACCGCGTTCCACGCCGGGATGATCGCCAAGTACGCCATCGAGCACGTCACCCGGCTGCCCTGCGAGACGGAACTGGCCAGCGAGTTCCGCTACCGCGACCCGATCCTGGACCGGAACACCCTGGTCATCGCGATCTCCCAGTCCGGCGAGACGATGGACACGCTGATGGCCCTGCGGCACGCCCGCGAGCAGGGGGCGAAGGTCCTCGCCATCTGCAACACGAACGGGTCGACGATCCCGAGGGAGTCCGACGCCGTCCTCTACACCCACGCCGGTCCGGAGGTGGCCGTCGCCTCCACCAAGGCGTTCCTGACGCAGCTCGTCGCCTGCTACCTCGTCGCGCTGTACCTCGGCCAGATCCGCGGCACCAAGTGGGGCGACGAGATCCGCACCGTGGTGCGCCAGCTCTCCGCGATCCCCGGGCAGGTGGAGGAGCTCCTCGGGACGATGGAGCCCGTGCGCGCGCTCGCCCGCTCGCTCGCGCACCACGACACGGTGCTCTTCGTGGGACGGCACGTCGGCTACCCGGTGGCCCTGGAAGGCGCGTTGAAGCTCAAGGAGCTCGCGTACATGCACGCCGAGGGCTTCGCGGCCGGAGAGCTCAAGCACGGGCCGATCGCGCTCATCGACGAGGGGCTGCCGGTCGTCGTGATCGTGCCGTCCCCGCGCGGCCGTTCGGTGCTCCACGACAAGATCGTGTCGAACATCCAGGAGATCAGGGCCCGCGGCGCCCGTACCGTCGTCATCGCCGAGGAGGGCGACGAGGCGGTCGTCCCGTACGCGGACCACCTCATCAGGATCCCCGCTACGCCTACGCTGCTCCAGCCGCTGGTCGCCACCGTGCCGTTGCAGGTCTTCGCCTGCGAGCTGGCGACGGCCCGCGGCAACGAGGTGGACCAGCCGCGCAATCTGGCGAAGTCCGTGACCGTGGAGTAG
- a CDS encoding PIN domain-containing protein — protein sequence MIYLLDTSGLVRLLGDTALQSAWYDAISAEALASCYPQRTEFLHSARTGREYDEIVDMFADLYPDVSVPKNAGRWISAVQQRMARAGEHRSASAVDLMVAATAAHHGLVVLHDDADYRTVARHAPDLREHCVRDVG from the coding sequence GTGATCTATCTGCTCGACACGTCCGGGCTGGTCCGTCTGCTCGGCGACACCGCCCTGCAGTCCGCCTGGTACGACGCGATCAGTGCCGAGGCGTTGGCTTCCTGCTACCCGCAGCGCACGGAGTTCCTCCACAGCGCCCGGACCGGTCGTGAGTACGACGAGATCGTGGACATGTTCGCCGATCTCTACCCGGACGTCTCCGTGCCCAAGAACGCGGGACGCTGGATCAGTGCGGTGCAACAGCGTATGGCGCGGGCCGGGGAGCACCGCAGCGCCTCGGCCGTGGACCTGATGGTCGCCGCAACTGCTGCCCATCACGGGCTGGTTGTTCTCCACGACGACGCCGACTACCGCACTGTCGCCCGGCACGCGCCCGACCTGAGAGAGCACTGCGTCCGCGACGTGGGCTGA
- a CDS encoding type II toxin-antitoxin system VapB family antitoxin has translation MSVTQIDIDDDALERTMALSKARTKKEAVNLALRYYADQQDRAVRISRHFERARQWGAVEDAKRRHRAEKDGQ, from the coding sequence ATGTCCGTGACCCAGATCGACATAGACGATGACGCGCTGGAGCGCACCATGGCGTTGTCCAAGGCCAGGACCAAGAAGGAAGCGGTGAACCTGGCCCTCCGGTACTACGCGGACCAGCAGGACCGCGCGGTGCGGATCAGCCGCCACTTCGAGCGGGCTCGCCAGTGGGGAGCGGTGGAGGACGCGAAGCGCCGGCATCGGGCGGAGAAGGACGGGCAGTGA